Proteins from one Telopea speciosissima isolate NSW1024214 ecotype Mountain lineage chromosome 1, Tspe_v1, whole genome shotgun sequence genomic window:
- the LOC122654011 gene encoding uncharacterized protein LOC122654011 has protein sequence MSEHGDPPSGWEAMENRLMAKMEQMMVNMMTTMRTQGNPNRTPNTPVQSDPPYPPGFFLHQPTPPTLAADGEDQVVIDSTPARQTQQSQQDKTWEDKFYRLEHTIRNLKGVEDQIIDTEGLCFFPHATLPDRFKWKTEKFDGRGDPRTHLRSFIGQLKSRGFTDEQLGQAFQFSLTGAAHRWLMALDPSVIRTWEDMMKAFSRQYSYNTEVELTRRELETTKQLPDEGFTSYLKRFRDKAAQMWDRPSQREQVSMLMKGLRHPYRTYIFGQGITTIDSLIVAGKQVEDPIHEENLPQDGRYQTGSYEASSSRRPPRPRNKEVNTMMVAALPPLPLPEPTLSTVPYQLEQAVHPAPPPAPRPSKRKFTDLGMPLEVVFEKLLRAGLIEKSGPQPIPNPPPKMKGHATNNCYNLRHAIQDRLDSKVFELRPKQPNVKTNPLPSHDSINMLQGECMETDPTSLIQPMPADDNGKSSDSEAEFNEDDTWSFNSGPPYYTPSTPPGEYIWVDTDELNISESAPIPGPTSSESTTESDSDPEDIEEWEFYI, from the exons ATGAGTGAGCATGGTGATCCCCCGTCTGGATGGGAAGCAATGGAAAATAGATTAATGGCCAAAATGGAACAGATGATGGTGAACATGATGACAACTATGAGGACACAAGGGAATCCCAACCGTACACCAAATACTCCTGTACAATCGGATCCTCCTTATCCTCCAGGATTCTTCCTGCATCAGCCTACACCACCAACCCTAGCAGCTGATGGTGAGGACCAAGTCGTGATCGATTCCACTCCTGCTCGGCAAACACAGCAGAGTCAACAGGATAAGACTTGGGAAGATAAGTTCTATCGACTTGAGCATACAATCAGAAACCTGAAAGGAGTTGAGGATCAAATCATCGATACTGAAGGATTATGCTTCTTCCCCCATGCAACACTCCCTGACAGATTTAAGTGGAAGACCGAGAAGTTTGATGGTAGAGGAGATCCTCGTACCCACTTGAGGTCTTTCATCGGCCAGTTGAAGTCTCGTGGTTTCACAGATGAACAGTTGGGGCAAGCTTTCCAATTTTCACTAACTGGTGCTGCTCACCGTTGGCTAATGGCCTTAGATCCATCTGTGATTCGGacttgggaagacatgatgAAGGCTTTCTCCCGTCAATACTCCTACAACACTGAGGTAGAATTGACCAGGCGAGAATTAGAGACAACAAAGCAATTGCCTGACGAGGGGTTCACTAGCTACCTGAAAAGGTTTCGTGACAAAGCAGCTCAGATGTGGGACCGACCCAGTCAGCGAGAGCAGGTCAGCATGCTTATGAAGGGGTTGCGGCATCCATACCGCACATACATATTTGGACAAGGCATCACCACTATTGATAGCTTGATTGTCGCTGGCAAACAGGTTGAAGATCCAATTCATGAGGAGAATCTCCCACAGGATGGCAGATACCAGACAGGTTCCTATGAAGCAAGCAGTAGTAGGAGACCTCCCCGGCCGAGAAACAAGGAGGTGAACACAATGATGGTAGCTGCTCTTCCTCCACTTCCTCTTCCCGAGCCAACACTATCCACAGTACCATACCAGTTGGAACAAGCAGTCCACCCGGCCCCTCCTCCAGCTCCTCGACCGTCGAAGAGAAAGTTTACggatctgggcatgccattggaAGTCGTGTTTGAAAAGCTCCTCAGAGCTGGCTTAATTGAGAAATCTGGACCCCAACCAATCCCAAATCCTCCTCCAAAAATG AAGGGGCATGCTACCAACAACTGTTACAACCTCCGGCATGCTATTCAAGATAGGTTGGATTCTAAGGTGTTTGAACTCCGACCAAAGCAGCCAAATGTGAAAACCAATCCTCTTCCATCACATGACTCTATCAACATGTTGCAAGGAGAATGTATGGAGACAGATCCAACCTCATTAATCCAGCCAATGCCAGCAGATGACAATGGAAAGTCAAGTGACTCAGAAGCAGAATTCAATGAAGATGACACTTGGTCATTTAACTCTGGGCCCCCATACTACACGCCGTCTACCCCTCCGGGAGAATACATATGGGTAGATACAGATGAGTTGAACATTTCAGAATCTGCCCCAATCCCAGGTCCAACCAGCTCAGAGTCTACCACTGAATCCGATTCTGATCCTGAAGATATAGAAGAATGGGAGTTTTACATTTAG
- the LOC122644133 gene encoding pEARLI1-like lipid transfer protein 3 encodes MASKAASSTALLLMLNILFFTLVSSTYCPPPPPKCGHCKPSPSPPKSPKPPPKSPKPPTPVTPTPTTPVTPLPPTPVTPTPTTPVTPTPTTPVTPLPPTTPVTPVTPPAPAPVSTGCPIDTLKLGVCANVLQSLLGITIGLPATGSCCSLIQNLVDLDAAVCLCTAIKANLLGINLNIPISLSLLLNYCGKNVPSGYQCS; translated from the exons ATGGCTTCCAAGGCTGCATCATCAACTGCCCTTCTCCTTATGCTCAACATCCTTTTCTTCACTTTGGTCTCGTCTACCTATtgcccaccaccaccaccaaagtgTGGCCATTGCAAACCATCACCTTCACCACCAAAGTCACCTAAGCCACCACCAAAGTCACCTAAGCCACC TACACCGGTAACACCAACACCAACAACACCAGTAACACCATTACCACCAACACCAGTAACACCAACACCAACTACACCAGTAACACCAACACCAACTACACCAGTAACACCATTACCACCAACAACGCCAGTAACACCAGTAACACCACCAGCACCAGCACCAGTGTCTACCGGTTGCCCTATAGACACCCTTAAGCTGGGTGTTTGTGCCAACGTGCTGCAGAGCTTGCTCGGCATAACTATAGGACTTCCAGCCACCGGCTCTTGCTGCAGTCTCATCCAGAATCTGGTTGATCTTGATGCGGCTGTTTGCCTTTGCACTGCCATCAAGGCCAACCTCTTGGGGATTAACCTTAACATCCCTATTTCCTTGAGCTTGCTATTGAATTATTGCGGAAAGAATGTCCCATCCGGCTACCAGTGCTCTTAG